From bacterium:
TCTTTCTCGTTATATCCCCGCCATAACATTTTGCCGTTACATTTTTCCTGAGCGGTTTGATGCTCGTTCGCGCAATTATCCGCGACCCGATCGCCGCCTGAATAGCCACCTGAAACATCTGCCGGGGTATCAGCTCCTTGAGCTTTGAGGCCAGCTCGCGACCCACCGGTTCGGCCTTGCTCCGGTGAATAATCGTCGAAAGAGCATCGACCGGCTCGCCGTTTATGAGAATATCGAGCCTGACCACATCGCCTTCCCTGTACTCATGGAACTCATAATCAAAGGAAGCATACCCCCGTGTGACGCTTTTCATGCGGTCATAAAATTCATATACAATTTCAGCGAGCGGAAGCTCATACACCATATTCACCCGTGTCGGATCAAGATACTCAGTCCGTACATGGATACCGCGCCGCTCCTGTGTGAGCTTCATGATTGTGCCGATATATTCGTTCGGAGTCACGATCTGCGTTCTCAGTATGGGCTCTTCGATTGTCCTGATCCTCGCGACATCGGGAAATCGCGCGGGATTGTTGATGAACTCAGATTCGCCGTCCGTGTAGATAATATGATAAACAACCGATGGCAGCGTATTGATGATATCGAGGCCGTATTGCCTGTCCAGGCGCTCCTGAACAATTTCCATATGGAGCATGCCGAGGAAACCGCACCGGAAACCGAATCCGAGCGATACCGAAGTGTCGGGTTCATAGGTTATTGCGGAGTCATTAAGACAGAGACGCTCGAGGGCATCCTTGAGATCGTTGTAATGGTCGGGATTTTCCGGGTACATACCGCTGAACACCATCGGCTTGGGCTCCTTGTATCCCGGAAGCGGCTGATCCGCCCGTCTCCCGGCATGGGTGACGGTATCGCCGACCTTTATTTCATGGACATTTTTGATGCCGCATATGAGGTATCCTGCCTCGCCGGTCCGAAGCTCCTCGACAGGGATTCTTCCATGCTGCAATATTCCAATCTCGAGGACTTCCCATTCGCTCCCGGTGCCGAACATGTAAACCCTGTCGCCTTTCCGGAGCGTCCCGTCAAAAATACGGATGGACGCCACAGCGCCGCGGTATATATCGTAATCCGAGTTGAAAATGAGCGCCCTGAGCGGGGCATCCGAATCGCCGGACGGCGGGGGAATCTTTTCGATGATGGCATCGAGGAGTTCATCGACACCGGCGCCGGTCTTTGCGGAGCACCGGTGGATACTGCCATCTTCTATTTCCATCAATTCCATTATCTGGGCGATTGTGGAATCTATTTCAGCCTGGGGGAGATCGACTTTATTTGCGACGGGAATTATGGTGAGATCGGAATCCATGGCAAGCCAGAAGTTCGATATGGTCTGCGCCTCGATTCCCTGGCTTGCATCGACGAGCAAAAGCGCTCCTTCGCAGGCGGCAAGACTGCGCGAAACCTCATACGAAAAATCAACGTGCCCGGGAGTATCGATCAGATTGAGAATATACTTCTCGCCGTTTTTTGCATATATATACTCCATCCTGATGGCATGGCTTCTGATGGTGATCCCGCGCTCGCGCTCGAGGTCCATGTCATCGAGCACCTGTTCCTTCATGTCTTTTGACGATATGGTATGGCACTGTTCGATAAGACGGTCGGCAAGCGTGGACTTCCCGTGATCAATGTGAGCGATGATGCAGAAATTTCGTATATTCGTGGTTTTTATGGACATACTCTTACCTGATAAGTTTTACTTTAGCTAAATAAAATAAAGAAATTAATCATGAAAGTCAATTTCTATTACACAGTGGCAACCCGCCATTTTTTCATAAACACATTTAAT
This genomic window contains:
- the lepA gene encoding translation elongation factor 4, translating into MSIKTTNIRNFCIIAHIDHGKSTLADRLIEQCHTISSKDMKEQVLDDMDLERERGITIRSHAIRMEYIYAKNGEKYILNLIDTPGHVDFSYEVSRSLAACEGALLLVDASQGIEAQTISNFWLAMDSDLTIIPVANKVDLPQAEIDSTIAQIMELMEIEDGSIHRCSAKTGAGVDELLDAIIEKIPPPSGDSDAPLRALIFNSDYDIYRGAVASIRIFDGTLRKGDRVYMFGTGSEWEVLEIGILQHGRIPVEELRTGEAGYLICGIKNVHEIKVGDTVTHAGRRADQPLPGYKEPKPMVFSGMYPENPDHYNDLKDALERLCLNDSAITYEPDTSVSLGFGFRCGFLGMLHMEIVQERLDRQYGLDIINTLPSVVYHIIYTDGESEFINNPARFPDVARIRTIEEPILRTQIVTPNEYIGTIMKLTQERRGIHVRTEYLDPTRVNMVYELPLAEIVYEFYDRMKSVTRGYASFDYEFHEYREGDVVRLDILINGEPVDALSTIIHRSKAEPVGRELASKLKELIPRQMFQVAIQAAIGSRIIARTSIKPLRKNVTAKCYGGDITRKRKLLEKQKEGKKRMKSVGRVRIPQEAFLAVLKTEN